Genomic segment of Rhodoflexus caldus:
TCTTAGAGACACAAATGCCCGACTTAATCCGCCGCTACACACGCTACACCGATGACCTTATTCCGCTGGCAGAGCGCGCTCGGATTGCCAACAAAGAAGGTGCCGATTTGTTTATATCCATTCATGCCAATGCCTCTGCCAACCCCGCCATCATAGGAACTGAAACCTACATAGCCGGGCTGTCTTCTACCAGAGAAAGTATTGAGACAGCCATGCGCGAAAATCGGGCGATTGCACATGAAAAAAACAAAAAAGTATATCAAGACTTTAACGCGAACAGCAACATAGATTTCATCATGGCTGCTAACCGCCAAAACATTATTCGCGAAAAAAGTCTGCAAATGGCTCAATTCGTGGAGTACAATTTTGGGGCACGCACCATTAACCGCAACAGCCGCGGTGTGAAAAGCGCCGACTTTATTGTGCTTTATAAAACGGGTATGCCTTCTATTTTGGTAGAAATAGGCTATTTGAGTAACAGCGAAGAAGAAAAATACCTCAACAGCGAAGAAGGAATTTACGAAACTGCCTCCGCTCTCTATCGCGCCATCCGCGACTACAAAGAGTACATAGAAAAATAACACACTGACAATCAACTGATTAAACCCGAATGATTTTGAAAATCCTGCGGGTTTTGTCATCTTTGCCCCAAATTGAACAAAAACGTGAAATTATCAGGTGAAACCAAGGTGGGGCTGCTCGCCCTCGTTGCCGGAGTAATCCTTTATGTAGGATTTAATTACTTGAAAGGTATTGACTTCTTTGACCCTACCACTACCTACTATGTTGTTTACGACCGTGTGGACGGGCTGACCGTTTCCAATCAGGTACAAATCAATGGTATGTCGGTTGGCAGAGTAGCAGCCGTAACCATTCTGCAAGACCGCGGCAACCAATTGCTCGTAACACTTGATATTCAGGATGATATCAAGCTCGGCAAAGGCACGATAGCCCAACTTTCGGACAACGGCTTGCTTGGCGGCAAAAAAATAGACCTGCTTGTTGCCTTTACCGAGCCCAAACTCAACGAAGGCGATACGCTACTTGCCAAAAGAGAAAGCGGCATGACCGAAATGCTGATGGAAAAAGCTTCGCCCGTGATGCAAGGCTTAGACTCTACACTGGTGAATATCAATCGCTTAGTGAAAGAATATCAGGGTATGAGCGTTGAAGTTCGGAAGATTATGACCAACACAGCCGATGCTTCGGGACAAGCAAACAGCATTTTGGCCGAAAATCGGGGAAAAATAACGGAAATCACTGCCAACATCAACAAACTTACGGCGCAACTGATAGAGGCCGAAAAGTCCATTCGCCCACTGGTAGGCAAAATGAACACCTTCGCCGATTCGCTCAATGCCATGCAACTGGCAAGCACCGTAAAAAATGCGAACCGCTCGCTGGAAAGTTTGCAAAAAACCATGCAAGCCATTGAGCAGGGGCAAGGCTCACTGGGCAAATTAGTTGCCACAGACTCGCTCCATACCAACCTGAATCGCACATTGGTTAGCTTAGACAGCCTTTTTATAGACTTGAAAGCGCGCCCCAAACGCTACGTGCATTTTTCGCTATTCGGCAAGAAAGACCCCGCAGCCAAGAAGTAATTTGGCCGTATTTTCGTAACTTGCGCCGCATTTAAGTTCAACTTTTCCAATCATGGAAAGATGTTTGCAGTTATGCAAATGTCTTTCTCTTTAAACGAGTGCCAATGCAAGAAGGGAACATTATTCCAATTAACATTGAGGATGAAATGCGGGGAGCGTACATAGATTACTCTATGTCTGTTATTGTTTCCCGCGCCTTGCCCGATGTTCGCGACGGCCTGAAACCCGTTCATCGTCGTATTTTATACGCAATGGATGAATTAGGGTTAGCGCCCAACAAACCTTATAAAAAATCTGCCCGTATTGTCGGTGAAGTTTTGGGTAAGTATCACCCACACGGCGACTCTGCCGTTTACGACGCGATGGTGCGCATGGCACAGCCTTGGAGCCTTCGCTATATGATGGTGGACGGTCAGGGCAACTTTGGCTCAATGGACGGCGACAATGCAGCAGCTATGCGCTACACCGAAGCCCGTCTGCGCCGCGTGGCAGAAGAAATGCTGGCCGACATCAACAAAAATACCATTGATTTTCAGCCCAACTTCGACGATTCGCTCGAAGAACCCTCCGTACTGCCCGCTAAACTTCCCAACCTGCTTGTAAACGGTTCGTCGGGTATTGCCGTGGGTATGGCTACCAACATGGCACCCCATAACCTTGGCGAAGTAGCCGATGGCATTATTGCTTACATAGACAATCCGCAAATCAGCATTGCGGAGCTCATGCAATACATCAAAGCGCCGGACTTCCCTACGGGCGGCATTATCTACGGCTATCAGGGCGTAAAAGATGCCTTTGAAACAGGCCGCGGACGCGTAGTTATCCGCAGCGTAGCCGCTATTGAAGACCTGCCCTCCGGCCGTCAGCAAATCGTTGTTACCGAGTTGCCTTATCAGGTAAACAAGGCGCAAATGATTGAAAAAACCGCTGCCTTGGTCAATGAAAAGAAAATTGAAGGTATTGCGGCCATCCGCGACGAATCCGACCGCGAAGGCGTGCGCATTGTTTACGAACTAAAAAAAGATGCCAACGCACAGGTGGTGCTGAATACCCTTTATACGTTTACCTCTTTGCAGGTTGCTTTCAGCATCAACAATGTGGCCTTGGTAAAAGGTCGCCCCATGACCTTGAACCTCAAAGACCTCATCCGTCATTACGTGGAGCACCGCCACGAAATTGTGGTGCGCCGCACCCGTTTTGAATTGGATGAAGCCGAAAAGCGCGCCCATATTTTAGAAGGTTTGCTCAAAGCGCTGGACATGATTGATGCCATCATCAGCCACATCCGCGCCTCGGCAGATGCTGCCATTGCCAAAACAGGACTGGTAGAGCAGTTCGGATTCAGTGAAGTTCAGGCACAAGCCATCTTGGATATGCGCCTGCAACGCCTCACGGGATTGGAGCGCGAAAAACTGCAAAACGAGTACACAGAACTGATGGCAACCATCGAGCGCTTGCGCAACATCTTGGCAGACGAGCGCCTGCGTATGACCATCATTCAGGACGAACTGCGCGAGTTGAAAGACAAGTACGGCGATGCACGCCGCACTGCCATTGTTCACAGTGCCGACGATATCAACATAGAAGACATGATTGCCGATGATGAAATGGTGATTACCATTTCACATCAGGGCTATATCAAGCGCACACCGCTTTCCGAATACCGCACGCAAAGCCGTGGGGGAGTAGGCTCACGCGGTGCCGGCAGCAAAGAAGACGACTTCACCGAGCAATTATTCATTGCCAACATGCACAGCTACGTGCTGTTCTTTACCAACAAAGGCCGCCTCTACTGGCTGAAAGTGTATGAAATTCCCGAAGGCAGCAAAACCGCCAAAGGCCGCCCGATTCAAAACCTGATTCAGATAGAACAGGACGAAAAAGTGCGCACCGCACTGAAAGTCCGCAACCTGAACGACCCCGAGTACATCAACAACACCTACATTGTGATGTGCACCGAACAGGGCATCATTAAAAAAACCGCATTGGAAGCCTTTTCACGCCCTCGCGCCGCAGGTATCTATGCCATTACCATCAATGAAGGCGACAACTTGTTAGATGTTCGCCTGACAAGCGGTAATGACGATATCGTAATTGCCGTGCGCTCAGGAAGAGCCGTGCGATTCAACGAAAGCCGCGTGCGCCCGATGGGCAGAACTGCCGCAGGCGTTACGGGCATTAGCTTTGACGAAGCCAACGATAAGGTAATCGGGATGATTGCCATCAGCCGCCCCGACAGCCAAATTTTGGTAGTATCGGAAAAAGGCTATGGCAAACGCTCACCCGTGGAAGACTACCGCATCACCAACCGCGGCGGAAAAGGTGTAAAAACCATGAACATTACCGAAAAAACCGGCGCACTGGTAAGTATTCAGGAGGTAGTGGACTCCGACCAACTGATGATTATCAACAAGTCGGGCATTACCATCCGTATTTCGGTAGATGAACTGCGCGTGATGGGCAGAGCTACACAGGGCGTAAAACTGATTCGCCTCAATGAAGACGATGAGATTTCATCCATTGCCAAAATAGAAGGCATTGGCGAAGATGCCGGCACCGCTAACGAAGATGCCGCTGCAACGGAAAGCAATGCAACCATTACCGACTAAGCATTTAACTGATTTTTAACTTAATACGATTGACAATGAAAAAGTTGTTACTTGCCGTAAGTTTCGCGGCGATTGCCTACTGTGGGTATGCACAGAAAGAAGACAAAGAGGTAACTGCTCGTGCCAAAGAGGCCTACAAAGCAGCCGAAGGCGCATTTAAGAAAAAAGATTTCGCTACAGCCGCTGCCGAGGTAGATAAGTCTTTTGAGTCTGAAAAATACAAAACCGACCCTAAGGCATGGATGTTCCGCGGCGATGTGTATGCTGAACTGGCAGTTGCCGACAGTGCCTCCACAGATAATGAAACTGCCAACAAACGCGTTGCGACTATTTATGAGTCTTACGCCAAAGCCATTGAGCTGAACAAAAACTACGAACTGCTCTACATTCAGCCAAAGGTACAAAACCTTTATGCCAAGTATTTCAACTGGGGTGTAGCCGCTTATCAGAACGACAACGACTTTGACAAAGCAGCAGCCGACTTCGAGCGCGCGCACATGCTCCGCCCTACCGATACTACTTCCGTATTTTTTGCGCTGGTAGCTACTTCGCAGAAAAACAAAAAGGATTACAACAAAATCGAAGAATTGGCACAAAGATGTATTAAACTGGGCGTAAAAGACGTATCCGTTTACTACGCACTGCTCGACAAATACATTGCCGTAGAGCAAAATTACGACAAAGCACTTGCCTTACTGGCAGAAGCCCGTGCCAAAAACCCTTCGGACAAAAACCTGATGTTCCAGCAAATTCAGGTATATATCAAAACCGGTAAGGAAAAAGAAGCCATTGCCGACTTGGAAAAAGCATTGGAAACCACTACCGACCCCAAAGAGCGTTTCCCTATTGCTTTAAACTTGGGCATTCTGCATGAAAATGCCAAAAATATGGAAGCTGCCGAAAAAGCTTACAAAGAAGCCTACGCATTGCAACCCGACAATGATGACGCTATTTACAGCTTAGGTGCTTTCTACTACAACAAAGGCGCTGCCATCAAGAAAGAAGCCGACAACATGGATATGGAAACCTTCAAAAAAGACGGCAAAGCAGTTATGGAGCGTGCCAAAGTTTATTTTGAACAAGCCCTTCCATTCTTCCAAAAAACAATTGCCAACAATCCCGATGACCTGCAACGTCTCGGCGCGCTGAACTCTATTTACACCATTTTGGAAAAACCTGCCGAAATGATGCCTTACTACAAAGCCGCTGTTGAGAAAAACCCTGATGATGCAACCTTGATGTTGAGCTACATCCAGTCAGCCGACAAGGCCGGTAAAATTCAGGATGTTGTAGCCATAGTAGAAGCCGCCGTTAAAAAGCGTCCTACCGATGTGGAAACGCTGCAAAACCTGCTGTATGTGTATGAAAAAACCAAGCGCGTAAAAGATGCCGAACCTTGGTTCAAACAAGCAGTTTCTATCTATCCTGATAACATTGAGTTGCTGGAAGGCTATTCAAGAATCCTCTACACCATCGGCAAGAAGAAAGAAGCTGATGCCATTGAGGTAAAAATTGAACAATTGCAGAAGAAAAATTAATCGCGGATAGTTCCGCTGTTTCAAGGGAAAAGCCTAATTTAGTTCGGCTTTTCCCTTTTTCTTTGTCAAAAATCCATGCAAAACAAACTGCTGACGCTCCTTTTGTGCTGGTTCGTATGCTTACCCGCATTTGCCCAAAAAATGCAGGAATCCCAACATCAACAGCCTGCTACCATGCTTGATTTAGGGACTTCCATGATAGCCTATGGTGGCGAACTGAGCAAGTACGCATCGTTCAGTGCTATGTTTCACGGGCGGC
This window contains:
- a CDS encoding N-acetylmuramoyl-L-alanine amidase family protein codes for the protein MKPLISISLLTVSFLILSFSPANFIAPALRKVVLDIGHGGKDPGTLGVSNTMEKDVAFKVATQLGSILETQMPDLIRRYTRYTDDLIPLAERARIANKEGADLFISIHANASANPAIIGTETYIAGLSSTRESIETAMRENRAIAHEKNKKVYQDFNANSNIDFIMAANRQNIIREKSLQMAQFVEYNFGARTINRNSRGVKSADFIVLYKTGMPSILVEIGYLSNSEEEKYLNSEEGIYETASALYRAIRDYKEYIEK
- a CDS encoding MlaD family protein, whose translation is MKLSGETKVGLLALVAGVILYVGFNYLKGIDFFDPTTTYYVVYDRVDGLTVSNQVQINGMSVGRVAAVTILQDRGNQLLVTLDIQDDIKLGKGTIAQLSDNGLLGGKKIDLLVAFTEPKLNEGDTLLAKRESGMTEMLMEKASPVMQGLDSTLVNINRLVKEYQGMSVEVRKIMTNTADASGQANSILAENRGKITEITANINKLTAQLIEAEKSIRPLVGKMNTFADSLNAMQLASTVKNANRSLESLQKTMQAIEQGQGSLGKLVATDSLHTNLNRTLVSLDSLFIDLKARPKRYVHFSLFGKKDPAAKK
- the gyrA gene encoding DNA gyrase subunit A, whose translation is MQEGNIIPINIEDEMRGAYIDYSMSVIVSRALPDVRDGLKPVHRRILYAMDELGLAPNKPYKKSARIVGEVLGKYHPHGDSAVYDAMVRMAQPWSLRYMMVDGQGNFGSMDGDNAAAMRYTEARLRRVAEEMLADINKNTIDFQPNFDDSLEEPSVLPAKLPNLLVNGSSGIAVGMATNMAPHNLGEVADGIIAYIDNPQISIAELMQYIKAPDFPTGGIIYGYQGVKDAFETGRGRVVIRSVAAIEDLPSGRQQIVVTELPYQVNKAQMIEKTAALVNEKKIEGIAAIRDESDREGVRIVYELKKDANAQVVLNTLYTFTSLQVAFSINNVALVKGRPMTLNLKDLIRHYVEHRHEIVVRRTRFELDEAEKRAHILEGLLKALDMIDAIISHIRASADAAIAKTGLVEQFGFSEVQAQAILDMRLQRLTGLEREKLQNEYTELMATIERLRNILADERLRMTIIQDELRELKDKYGDARRTAIVHSADDINIEDMIADDEMVITISHQGYIKRTPLSEYRTQSRGGVGSRGAGSKEDDFTEQLFIANMHSYVLFFTNKGRLYWLKVYEIPEGSKTAKGRPIQNLIQIEQDEKVRTALKVRNLNDPEYINNTYIVMCTEQGIIKKTALEAFSRPRAAGIYAITINEGDNLLDVRLTSGNDDIVIAVRSGRAVRFNESRVRPMGRTAAGVTGISFDEANDKVIGMIAISRPDSQILVVSEKGYGKRSPVEDYRITNRGGKGVKTMNITEKTGALVSIQEVVDSDQLMIINKSGITIRISVDELRVMGRATQGVKLIRLNEDDEISSIAKIEGIGEDAGTANEDAAATESNATITD
- a CDS encoding tetratricopeptide repeat protein, with the protein product MKKLLLAVSFAAIAYCGYAQKEDKEVTARAKEAYKAAEGAFKKKDFATAAAEVDKSFESEKYKTDPKAWMFRGDVYAELAVADSASTDNETANKRVATIYESYAKAIELNKNYELLYIQPKVQNLYAKYFNWGVAAYQNDNDFDKAAADFERAHMLRPTDTTSVFFALVATSQKNKKDYNKIEELAQRCIKLGVKDVSVYYALLDKYIAVEQNYDKALALLAEARAKNPSDKNLMFQQIQVYIKTGKEKEAIADLEKALETTTDPKERFPIALNLGILHENAKNMEAAEKAYKEAYALQPDNDDAIYSLGAFYYNKGAAIKKEADNMDMETFKKDGKAVMERAKVYFEQALPFFQKTIANNPDDLQRLGALNSIYTILEKPAEMMPYYKAAVEKNPDDATLMLSYIQSADKAGKIQDVVAIVEAAVKKRPTDVETLQNLLYVYEKTKRVKDAEPWFKQAVSIYPDNIELLEGYSRILYTIGKKKEADAIEVKIEQLQKKN